From the Desulfovibrio sp. TomC genome, one window contains:
- the rsmD gene encoding 16S rRNA (guanine(966)-N(2))-methyltransferase RsmD: protein MRIIGGRFGGRSIKVIDAPGLRPATGRVREALFSMLTARGVVFAGAQVLDCYAGAGSVGIEALSRGAEAAVFIERSPAVAKVLRENLRGLGLDPRVARIMEADVVKALPRLGRRRFDLVAIDPPYGQGLLPPTLANLASLGLVADGGVVVAEIEAGVELPPDAVPPSFLCLIDRTYGQTRIIVWTLASPAQPSIPEPSIP, encoded by the coding sequence ATGCGTATTATCGGCGGCCGGTTTGGCGGACGCAGTATCAAAGTGATCGACGCCCCGGGGCTGCGCCCGGCCACCGGGCGGGTGCGGGAAGCGCTTTTTTCCATGCTGACGGCCCGGGGCGTGGTATTTGCCGGCGCCCAGGTCCTTGACTGCTATGCCGGGGCCGGGAGTGTAGGCATTGAAGCCCTTTCCCGGGGAGCCGAAGCGGCCGTCTTTATCGAACGCAGTCCGGCTGTGGCCAAGGTGCTCAGGGAGAATCTGCGAGGCCTGGGCTTAGACCCCCGCGTCGCCCGGATCATGGAGGCTGATGTGGTCAAGGCGCTGCCCCGACTGGGCAGGCGACGCTTCGACCTCGTGGCCATTGATCCGCCCTATGGCCAGGGACTCTTGCCGCCGACTCTGGCCAACCTTGCCTCTCTGGGCCTCGTGGCCGATGGCGGCGTGGTCGTAGCCGAAATCGAAGCCGGCGTGGAACTGCCCCCTGATGCCGTTCCGCCGTCCTTTCTCTGCCTGATCGACCGAACCTACGGTCAAACGAGGATTATCGTATGGACACTGGCAAGCCCTGCACAGCCATCTATCCCGGAACCTTCGATCCCCTGA
- the coaD gene encoding pantetheine-phosphate adenylyltransferase has protein sequence MDTGKPCTAIYPGTFDPLTNGHVSLVRRAAKVFGTVVVAVAGDSHKTPLFSLEERIAIAEEVFANDHRVLVEGFRGLLVNYVKARQANVILRGMRAVSDFEFEFQMALMNRKLDRTIETVFIMTDYKWLYISSTIVKEVAKHGGDIRGMVPDRVRERMLARYGLEQASPNGREG, from the coding sequence ATGGACACTGGCAAGCCCTGCACAGCCATCTATCCCGGAACCTTCGATCCCCTGACCAACGGCCATGTTTCCCTGGTGCGGCGGGCGGCCAAGGTGTTTGGCACCGTGGTCGTGGCCGTGGCTGGAGATTCCCACAAAACGCCGCTTTTTTCCCTGGAAGAGCGCATTGCCATTGCCGAGGAGGTCTTTGCCAATGACCACCGGGTGCTGGTCGAGGGCTTTCGGGGCCTGCTGGTCAATTACGTCAAAGCGCGTCAGGCCAACGTGATTTTGCGTGGGATGCGGGCGGTGTCTGATTTTGAATTCGAGTTCCAGATGGCGCTCATGAACCGCAAACTCGACCGAACCATCGAGACCGTGTTCATCATGACCGACTATAAATGGCTCTACATCAGTTCCACCATTGTCAAGGAAGTGGCCAAGCATGGCGGCGATATCCGGGGCATGGTGCCGGACCGGGTGCGTGAGCGGATGCTGGCTCGCTACGGCCTGGAACAGGCGTCCCCAAACGGCAGGGAAGGCTGA
- the miaA gene encoding tRNA (adenosine(37)-N6)-dimethylallyltransferase MiaA, which produces MAKTSVVCLLGATGTGKTAAAIALACALGGEVVNVDSRQVYAGIPVLTAQPTPQEQAACPHRLYGDTPLDVPVAAGDFAVRARAAAAAISARGRLPLFVGGTGLYFRAILGGLAPIPMTPAAVRAGVLADWERLGPAAMHARLTAADPDYAARIAPADRQRVTRALEVFAATGRAFSDWHRQGDPAAPDYAAVMIGLSVPMEELLPRLARRIESMAAGGAVEEVRQALARYPSDVPGLTGIGGPEIAAHLAGRCNLKEAKEAWLSNTRAYAKRQMTWFRKDAAITWFAPDNHIGILAAVQRSLSEQTA; this is translated from the coding sequence GTGGCCAAAACGTCGGTCGTGTGCCTGCTTGGAGCCACAGGGACGGGGAAAACCGCGGCCGCCATCGCCCTGGCCTGCGCTCTCGGGGGCGAAGTGGTCAATGTGGATTCACGTCAGGTCTATGCCGGTATCCCGGTGCTGACCGCCCAGCCCACGCCGCAAGAACAGGCCGCCTGCCCGCATCGTCTCTACGGCGACACGCCGCTTGACGTTCCGGTGGCTGCCGGGGATTTTGCCGTACGGGCCAGAGCCGCTGCCGCCGCCATCAGCGCCCGGGGGCGTCTGCCTCTTTTTGTCGGGGGCACGGGACTCTATTTCCGGGCCATTCTCGGCGGGCTGGCCCCCATTCCGATGACCCCTGCCGCAGTGCGGGCCGGTGTCCTGGCCGATTGGGAACGCCTGGGACCGGCCGCCATGCACGCCCGGTTGACGGCGGCCGACCCAGACTATGCCGCCCGCATCGCCCCGGCCGATCGCCAGCGGGTCACCAGGGCTTTGGAAGTCTTCGCGGCCACGGGACGGGCCTTTTCCGACTGGCACCGGCAGGGTGATCCCGCTGCCCCGGACTATGCTGCCGTCATGATTGGTCTGTCCGTCCCCATGGAAGAACTGCTGCCCAGGCTGGCCCGGCGCATTGAGAGCATGGCCGCCGGTGGAGCCGTTGAGGAAGTGCGGCAGGCGCTCGCCCGCTATCCGTCCGACGTTCCGGGACTGACCGGCATTGGCGGCCCGGAAATTGCCGCCCATCTGGCTGGCAGATGCAATCTCAAAGAGGCCAAGGAGGCCTGGCTCTCCAATACCCGGGCCTATGCCAAGCGTCAGATGACCTGGTTTCGCAAGGATGCGGCCATCACCTGGTTTGCCCCGGACAACCATATAGGCATCCTCGCGGCTGTACAGCGCAGTCTTTCGGAGCAAACCGCATGA
- a CDS encoding N-acetylmuramoyl-L-alanine amidase, whose protein sequence is MNRRQALAFLAAAGLVACRPGVAFADTADELAGTAQAELIGGNAAKALPLLLEAEDKDPRNDRVQALLGRAYYQQGDARAALSHFTLAVRLNPEDTLSRMLAETISQFPLPGKGSPGREASAPRPRPSALAREAQAERAALLNRTGRSARQGPARLLLDPGHGGTDSGASVGGLREADVTLDIALRLARLLAASKNDVILQLTRTSDVFLPGWARAGLVGFYDADLLVSLHATRVVEPTAAGVIVYAYDRQPSDALAALVARAENAAQEAGASWTARGGEGVFVSAVRAAVGSDRRGRSRELATALARAMPGSAPLPIRGAAAGPFGLLGAVEAPGVLVETGFLSHPDDAAALANADKRQAMAQGLTEALLAVTRTL, encoded by the coding sequence ATGAATCGCCGTCAGGCATTGGCCTTTTTGGCCGCAGCCGGCCTTGTCGCCTGCCGGCCGGGCGTCGCCTTCGCAGATACTGCCGACGAACTGGCCGGCACGGCGCAGGCTGAACTGATCGGCGGCAATGCCGCCAAGGCCCTGCCCCTGCTCCTGGAAGCCGAGGACAAGGACCCGCGCAATGATCGGGTCCAGGCCTTGCTTGGCCGGGCCTACTACCAGCAGGGCGACGCCCGGGCAGCCTTGTCCCATTTCACCCTGGCCGTTCGCCTCAACCCCGAGGATACGTTGTCGCGGATGTTGGCCGAGACAATCAGCCAGTTTCCGCTGCCGGGCAAGGGCAGCCCGGGCCGCGAGGCGTCTGCGCCGCGTCCCCGGCCATCGGCTCTGGCCCGGGAAGCCCAGGCTGAACGTGCGGCGCTTCTGAACCGCACCGGCCGGTCGGCGCGCCAGGGCCCGGCCAGACTGCTCCTCGACCCCGGACATGGCGGCACGGACAGCGGCGCGAGCGTCGGGGGGCTTCGCGAAGCCGACGTGACCCTGGATATTGCCCTGCGTCTGGCTCGGTTGCTGGCTGCGTCCAAGAACGACGTGATCCTCCAGCTCACCCGGACCTCCGACGTCTTTCTGCCGGGCTGGGCCAGGGCCGGATTGGTAGGATTTTACGACGCAGACCTGCTTGTCTCCCTGCACGCTACCCGCGTGGTCGAACCGACAGCCGCCGGCGTCATTGTCTATGCCTACGACCGCCAACCTTCCGATGCTTTGGCTGCCCTGGTTGCCCGGGCTGAGAATGCCGCCCAGGAGGCGGGCGCATCCTGGACGGCGCGGGGAGGAGAGGGGGTGTTCGTGTCGGCTGTACGCGCGGCTGTCGGTTCTGACAGGCGCGGACGAAGCCGGGAGCTGGCGACGGCCCTGGCCCGGGCCATGCCCGGCAGCGCGCCTTTGCCGATACGGGGAGCGGCGGCCGGACCGTTCGGATTGCTTGGCGCGGTGGAAGCGCCAGGGGTATTGGTCGAAACAGGATTTCTCTCCCACCCCGACGACGCAGCTGCCCTGGCCAATGCGGACAAGCGACAAGCCATGGCCCAGGGGCTGACCGAGGCTCTGCTGGCCGTCACCCGGACGCTGTAG
- a CDS encoding twin-arginine translocase TatA/TatE family subunit, which produces MFGIGFPELLIILVIVLIIFGANKLPEIGAGMGKAIKNFKKATSEPDEIDVTPGKAKDDTTDKN; this is translated from the coding sequence ATGTTTGGAATAGGATTTCCGGAGCTTCTCATTATCCTGGTCATTGTGCTTATCATTTTCGGAGCCAACAAGCTGCCCGAGATCGGAGCCGGCATGGGGAAAGCCATCAAGAATTTCAAGAAGGCCACCAGTGAACCCGACGAGATCGACGTGACGCCGGGCAAGGCCAAAGACGACACGACGGACAAGAACTAG
- a CDS encoding HAD family hydrolase, whose amino-acid sequence MYVCNPTSPPQFLSRLTGVIFDCDGVLVDSRDANRMYYNLIREGLGMLPITPDEEEYVHMHSVTECLVRIIPADRLEEAEIVRRNLNYEDIFPYIFLEDGLVELLDVLAGQGIRMAVHTNRTSTVELLLAHFEIDRYFSPVISAGSLKRPKPDPEGVYRILDAWNLSKDTVAYIGDSALDERSAAAAGIPFWSYKNPALAAAMFVPDFDSLRACLAGKRAGSPGVDGKEPELS is encoded by the coding sequence GTGTACGTGTGCAATCCGACTTCTCCGCCGCAGTTCCTTTCCCGGCTAACCGGCGTGATTTTCGACTGCGACGGCGTCCTGGTCGATTCCAGAGACGCCAACCGCATGTATTACAACCTGATCCGCGAAGGTCTGGGGATGCTCCCCATCACCCCGGATGAGGAGGAGTATGTCCATATGCATTCGGTCACCGAATGCCTGGTCCGCATCATCCCGGCCGACCGCCTGGAAGAGGCTGAGATCGTTCGGAGAAATCTCAATTACGAGGATATCTTCCCGTACATTTTTCTGGAAGACGGACTGGTCGAACTGCTTGATGTCCTGGCCGGGCAGGGCATTCGCATGGCCGTGCACACCAACCGGACCTCGACGGTGGAACTCTTGCTGGCGCACTTTGAAATCGACCGGTATTTTTCGCCGGTCATAAGCGCCGGAAGCCTTAAACGGCCCAAACCTGATCCTGAGGGCGTCTATCGTATTTTGGACGCCTGGAATCTGTCCAAGGACACTGTGGCTTATATCGGCGACTCGGCTCTGGATGAGCGTTCAGCGGCGGCAGCTGGAATTCCTTTCTGGTCGTATAAAAATCCAGCCCTGGCTGCGGCCATGTTCGTGCCGGACTTTGACAGCCTGCGTGCCTGTCTGGCCGGGAAGAGGGCCGGTTCACCTGGCGTTGACGGCAAGGAACCGGAATTGTCTTGA
- a CDS encoding YggT family protein has protein sequence MDIIGYFFVALARVLDIVFSLYFWVILISALLSWVRPDPYNPVVRFLRAVTDPVFYRVRRWFPFLTIGGIDLSPIVVILALQFLQWFLVPTLMRLGGVGMGRM, from the coding sequence ATGGATATCATTGGCTATTTTTTTGTTGCTCTGGCCAGGGTGCTCGACATCGTTTTCAGCCTCTATTTCTGGGTCATCCTCATCTCTGCCTTGCTGTCCTGGGTGCGTCCCGACCCGTACAACCCTGTGGTCCGCTTTCTTCGCGCTGTTACCGATCCGGTCTTTTACCGGGTTCGGCGCTGGTTTCCGTTTCTCACGATTGGCGGCATCGACCTGTCGCCCATTGTCGTGATCCTGGCGTTGCAGTTTCTCCAGTGGTTTCTTGTGCCCACCCTCATGCGCCTTGGCGGCGTGGGTATGGGGCGCATGTAG
- a CDS encoding DivIVA domain-containing protein — protein MTLDKIDLLDRKFSHSLLGYRRDAVDRLVAEAADSIGRLAEEKMALTRANDCLTREIAEYRSREATLRDTLLTTQQIVEDLKIKARQEAERILDEARDQAAAMLAEAKGQAAALARDIDVLAARKAALVARFRDMLLASLDILDAQAQSASGQDAEALDLDATTAGEEGGMFADAAASPPPPSVADGPDDPDVPEAFDPFALLKR, from the coding sequence GTGACCCTGGATAAAATTGATCTGCTTGACCGGAAATTCTCGCACAGCCTCCTCGGCTATCGCCGTGATGCCGTAGATCGTCTTGTGGCCGAGGCGGCGGATTCCATCGGCCGTCTGGCCGAAGAGAAAATGGCCCTGACCCGGGCCAACGACTGCCTGACCCGGGAGATTGCCGAATACCGGAGCCGGGAAGCCACTCTTCGCGATACGTTGCTGACAACGCAGCAGATCGTGGAGGATTTGAAAATAAAGGCCCGCCAGGAAGCCGAGCGCATTCTGGACGAGGCTCGCGATCAGGCGGCGGCCATGCTGGCCGAAGCCAAGGGGCAGGCTGCCGCCCTGGCCCGGGACATCGACGTTCTGGCTGCCCGCAAGGCGGCCCTGGTCGCCCGATTCCGCGACATGCTCTTGGCCTCTCTGGACATCCTCGACGCTCAGGCGCAATCGGCGTCGGGCCAGGATGCCGAAGCCCTCGACTTGGATGCGACAACGGCTGGGGAGGAGGGAGGCATGTTTGCCGATGCCGCCGCATCGCCGCCGCCCCCAAGCGTAGCGGATGGCCCCGATGACCCTGATGTCCCTGAGGCGTTTGACCCCTTTGCCCTGTTGAAGCGGTAG
- a CDS encoding DUF167 domain-containing protein, producing the protein MARKEAGRAGNRASGQEQAGQGVQPDGTLPIFVLATGPGAWTLRVAVTPGGAKDALAGLVEDRLRIRLRAKAVEGQANAALTDFLAVCLGLKSRQVRIVSGEKSRKKTIRIEAESEPDWSAVAMMG; encoded by the coding sequence ATGGCACGGAAAGAGGCAGGGCGGGCAGGCAACCGGGCCAGCGGCCAGGAGCAGGCGGGCCAAGGCGTACAGCCGGACGGGACGTTGCCGATTTTCGTCCTCGCCACCGGCCCCGGAGCCTGGACGTTGCGGGTGGCGGTGACCCCGGGCGGGGCCAAGGATGCCCTGGCTGGATTGGTCGAAGACCGGCTGCGGATACGGCTTCGGGCCAAAGCCGTGGAAGGCCAGGCCAATGCCGCCCTGACGGATTTTCTGGCGGTCTGCCTGGGACTCAAATCCCGGCAGGTGCGCATTGTATCCGGGGAAAAATCCCGGAAGAAAACGATTCGTATAGAAGCAGAGTCCGAACCCGACTGGTCCGCAGTGGCCATGATGGGTTGA
- a CDS encoding DUF465 domain-containing protein yields MDQRDLDLVAKYGEADPELKSLYEEHVAFEKILDKMESKPFLTPAEDTELKEIKKKKLSGKTRIENLLMKYRKAEDQ; encoded by the coding sequence ATGGATCAACGCGATCTGGATCTCGTCGCCAAGTACGGTGAAGCGGACCCGGAACTCAAAAGCCTCTATGAAGAGCATGTCGCGTTTGAGAAGATTTTGGACAAGATGGAGTCGAAGCCTTTCCTGACTCCCGCTGAAGACACGGAGCTTAAGGAGATCAAGAAAAAGAAGCTGTCCGGCAAGACTCGCATCGAGAATCTTCTGATGAAATATCGCAAGGCGGAGGACCAATAA